The following proteins are co-located in the Betaproteobacteria bacterium genome:
- a CDS encoding CsbD family protein codes for MNWDRIEGNWKQAKGKVKEQWGKLTDDHLDVIAGKRDQLAGKIQETYGISKDEAEKQVKDWETSNEKYFDETYK; via the coding sequence ATGAACTGGGATCGCATCGAAGGCAATTGGAAGCAAGCTAAGGGAAAAGTGAAGGAACAGTGGGGCAAATTGACCGACGACCACCTGGATGTCATTGCCGGCAAGCGCGATCAACTGGCCGGCAAGATCCAGGAAACGTACGGAATCAGCAAGGACGAAGCTGAAAAACAGGTTAAGGACTGGGAAACCAGCAACGAGAAGTACTTCGACGAGACCTACAAGTAG
- a CDS encoding DUF3309 family protein, whose amino-acid sequence MSLTTILLIVLILALVGVLPTWPHSRSWGYGPTGGVGLIVLILVILLVAGIV is encoded by the coding sequence ATGTCACTCACAACCATTCTGTTGATTGTTCTCATACTCGCGTTAGTCGGCGTCCTTCCAACTTGGCCGCACAGCCGTTCATGGGGTTACGGTCCAACGGGAGGTGTCGGGCTGATTGTGCTGATACTCGTCATCCTGCTGGTCGCTGGCATCGTTTAA